A stretch of DNA from Nitrospira sp. KM1:
AACGAGACGGCCGATCCGGAGCGGTCGAGCGATGACTCCAGAGCCACTACCGTACCTGACAGATGGATGGGAAGGTATCGGCGGGCGCGCGCGGGTATTGCCGGAGGACTTTCGAGTTGACGAGCGGCCGTTGTATTTCCCCTGCGGAGAGGGCGAGCATCTGTATGTCAGGATCACCAAGCGGCTGCTGTCGACCCCCGACTTGATCCGGAAGATCTCTTCCTCGATCGGCATGAAAGTGCAGGCGATCGGCACGGCGGGTCTGAAGGATGCGAGGGCGGTGACAAGCCAGATGGTCTCTCTTCAGGGAACGACTCCCGACCGGCTTTCACGGCTTAAACTCGATGAGCAGGTCCTTTCGGTAGAAGTCCTGGGACGGCATCGGAACCGTTTGCGGCCGGGGCATCATGCCGGTAATCGATTCCGCCTCGTTCTTCGCGATGTCGCGGCTCATGCGCCGGAGGCCGTTCCGGCCGTGTTGGAACAGTTGGCTCGCAGAGGGGTCCCGAATTATTTCGGCCCCCAACGCCAAGGGAAAGAGGGAAACAATTTCCGTCTAGGAGCAGCGTTGTTGAACGACCCCGTCAGGCGGAACAGTATGAGCAAAGCGAAAAGACTCTGGTATCTGAACTCTTTTCAATCTCATTTGTTCAATCAGATCCTGGCTCGCCGGATCAGCCGTCTCGATCAAGTTCTTCAAGGCGATTGGGCCATGAAGCACGAGAATGGAGCCTGTTTTCCGGTAGAGGATGCTCTCAAGGAACAACCGAGAGCGGACCGCTTCGAGATCAGTCCGACGGGCATCCTGTTCGGCTCCCGAGTTTCTTGGGCGACCGGAGAACCAGGGGACTGCGAAACGGCGGTCGCTGAATTGAATGGTACGGCGCCGGAGCATCTGATTACCGCGTCCAAAAGCTGCGGTCTTCGAGGCGAACGACGAGCCCTCAGGGTGGCAATGACCGATCTGGACTGGACTTTGCTGGATTCACAGCTCACGTTGACCTTTACCCTGCCTCCCGGTGCGTATGCCACCAACGTGTTACGCGAACTGATGAAAAGCTCTGCACCGGTCTAATGTATCGGCCGCGGCCATGCCGCCGTATTCCACATGGTAAACTGAATACGGGAGGTCCGTCATGGTCTCCACACAAGAGGCGGTCGTTCTCCGCGGTCATATCATCGACTCACTCATTCTCGCCAAAGTACTGGATATTATCCTCACCATGGGGGGGGACCTTCGACCTCGAAGACATGTCGATTGGGAAAACACGTGATGAGCCGTCGCGCGCCAGAATCCTCATCCAAGCTCCGTCGCCGAAGATCCTTGCCGACATCCTGCGCGCGATTCAGCCGCACGGTGCGGCAATCGAACGGGACTGTGACTGTCGTTGCGAGCAGGCTCCGGCCGACGGCGTCTTTCCCGAGGAGTTTTACGCGACGACCCATTTACCCACCCAGATCAGGTTGCAGGGCGGGTGGGTTGATGTCGAACCGGTGGAAATGGATCTGGGGGTCGTCGTTTCTGCCGACTTGAGCCGTGCTCGTACGGTACCGATGGGAGAAGTTCGGCGAGGTGAATTGGTCGTCACCGGAAGGGCGGGGATACGGGTGAGCCCCTTACAGCGGCCTCGGGAGCGGGATGCGTTCAGTTTCATGGAATCGCAGGTCTCGGCCGAGCGTCCCCACGGTCATATCATCGCCGATGTCGCCAGGCGCATGAAGTCGTTGAAGGATGAGCACGGGAAGTCCGGTCAGAACAGAAAAGTGTTGTTCGCCGGCGGACCAGCCATCATCCATGCGGGAGGTAGAGAGGCGCTCATGTGGCTCATCGACGCAGGCTTCATCCATGTGCTGTTCTGCGGCAATGCGCTTGCCGCTCACGATATGGAAGCCGACCTGTATGGAACATCACTTGGATACGGCTTGTCCGCCGGACGCACCGTTCCGCACGGGCACGAGCATCATTTGCGCACCATCAATCGCATCCGCGCAGTCGGAAGTATCAGGACGGCGGTCGAACGCGGTGTCATCAAGCAGGGCATCATGGCTTCCTGTGTGAAACAGGGCGTCGAGGTGGTCATGGCCGGTACAATCCGAGACGACGGCCCTCTTCCCGGCGTGGTCACCGATTCCATCCGGGCCCAGGCTGCCATGAGAGCTGCAATTCCCGGCGTCGACTTGGCCTTGCTCGTAGCGTCTACATTGCACGCCGTGGCTACGGGCAATCTCCTCCCCGCGTCGGTCCCAACCGTGTGCGTCGATGTGAATCCGGCCGTTCCCACCAAGTTGGCTGATCGAGGAAGTTTTCAAGCCGTCGGCCTCGTTATGGACGCCGCCTCATTTCTGCGTGATGTTGCCCGCGAACTGGGATGGTCTTCATGAGCCGTCTGCTCGTTTGTCCCCCTGACTTTTTCGGCATCGAATACGAGATCAATCCCTGGATGCGCCGGTCGAACACGGTCAATCGGGACCAGGCTGTCGAGCAATGGCACGAATTGATGACGGTACTCGAATACAAGGCAGGAGCCGCGCTCGAACGAATGACCCCTGTTTCCGGGTTGCCGGATCTCGTGTTTACCGCCAATGCCGGTATCGTCTGCGCGCGTACGGCGGTCGTCAGTCACTTTCGATATGCAGAACGTCAAAAGGAAGAGGCCTATTTCGAGGACTGGTTCCGTCTGCACGGCTACCGAATCCTGACGTTGGAACGGGAGCACTATTTCGAGGGAGCGGGAGATCTATTGGAGCTTGCGGGCTCATGGTTTGGTGGGTATCGGCAACGTACGGACATCCGTTCGTTCCCTGTATTGAGTGAATGGTTTCACCGCGAGATCATCTCACTGGAGCTGGTGGACAGCCGGTTTTACCATCTCGATACCTGTTTTTGCCCGCTCACCGGAGGAGAAGTGTTGTATTACCCTGCCGCATTCGACCGTTATGGCCAGGCGGCCATCCACGATCGGGTCCCTTTGGACAAACGTATTGCAGTCCCCGAGGCGGAAGCCCTCAAGTTTGCCTGCAACGCCGTGTGTGTGGGCAAGCATGTCGTATTGCCTTCCGGTTGTCCGGAAACCATGAAGCGCTTGGAATCATGCGGGTACGATGTGCATCCCGTGACTCTGGACGAATTCATGAAGTCCGGAGGCTCGGCCAAGTGCCTCACCCTGGCGCTGAACTGATTTCTCCTGCCATTGAGTGAAGATTATTCTTCAGGCCGCAGGAGTTTCGTCCTACATCATTCACGAAATGGGTGTCGATCGGATGAATGCCGTTTGCCTGGTGCTCTCAGGGAGGCCGGCGGAACAGGAATGCTCCATACAACCCGGCGATGGCGATAGTGACGACCTCAATCGTTATCAGGAGCCGACTGACGATGGCGTCAGGGGTCGGAGGATCGAGGATAAACCTCAGGCCGAGAAATTCCGGCGTCTGTGAAGAAGGCGCTTCCCATGGCGGAAACAGCACGGCAAGCCCCAATGCCGCCACCATCAGATACAGAGCCTGAAGATTGAGAGGTTCAGGTGTTTTTTTGGCTTCGGGGGACACGGGAGAAACGGTTGCGGAAGGTTCGTCGACATAGGACTCCAGCCTCTGCCCGCATCGGGTGCAGTAGCGGTAGAGTTCAGGCAGGTCCGCGCGACAGGATGGACAGATCTTCATAAGCGTTATGTCAGAGGCTACACGGAAATGCGTTCGTTTTTCCAGATGCGATCGTGAGGACGGCTCCGAGTGTGGTTGTGTGGAAAGACGTTGGCCGTCGGCCTCGATGGGAACGACGAATTTGTTGACGACCCGTACTTGGCAGCCGGGCAGCCGCACGACGGCGCTGTCAGAAGTGGAAACTCAGGCCAAAACTGACTGTCAGCGCGCTATAGGTGGCGCTAAAACCGAAGGGATCTGCCGCGGGGTTGTCATCGTTCGATGTATAGGCCATCCTGGCCCGGTGATATTGCATTTCTCCGAATAATGCCCAACGGCGGGTTATGTAGTAGCGTGCGCCCCCCTCCACGTTCAAACCTATCGCCGTGGCAGACTGGCCCGGAGGAGCTTCTGGTCCGCTCAACTTTCCGAAAAATAAGCCAGGACCGATTCCGGCATAGGGCTGGAAACGATAGCCCGGATACCGGACCATCAGCGTCGCGACATCCCAGATGATCATTCGCTGGTGTACGCCGGGGAAGATGCCCGTAGCGGATCCCCTACTATTGGAGAGCGTCACGGCCCCTTCCTTGATGTGCGGATTGGCAAAGGACAAGCCCGATTCGACCCCGATCCATTTTGCTCTGGAGAAGTAGTGCCCGACCTTGGCCCCGAACATGATGGAGTTTTTCAGCGGTTGATCGGCGATCGTAAAATCGCCCAGTCCATGCTGGGTCACATTGCCGTCGCTTAGCGGTTGCGGGAAGGTCGTACCCACTTGTCCTCCGACGTACGTCTCAGCACGAACGACGGTATCGTTCAGGAGAACCATCGCCAACATGAAACCGAAAATGAATGTGCCGAACCGTAGGCGAGGCATTGTCGGTCCTCCGCAAGCTGAATGTTTTCGTTCTGGTCATCCTAGCGGGAACCACTGGTGAGACGAAGACAATTTCGAAATTGTGAGTCACGTGCGCAAACCGTTCTACGAGGGGCGAAGTGTCTATTGCGGCGGCGTCTATTCGGCGGGATGAGTCCCGGCCGGGACGGCGCTTCATTGACAGGTCTGCGAGCGGATTTCTATAATTCGCCCGCCGGATGACACGCCGTGCTTCGATGCACCCGTAAACTGGTCCCGCACCATCACTCCGAACCATGTCTGATATCAATCGCATTGCAATCGTCGGAGCCGGGGCGTGGGGAACGGCGCTCGCCAAGCATCTTTCTGAAAAAGGGCTCCTGGTCCATTTGTGGGCGTATGAGCGGGAAGTGGTTGACTCCATCAGGTCCACGCGTGAGAACCGGTTGTACCTTCCGGCAGTTCCGTTGCCGAGGTCCTTGGCCGTCACGAATTCATTAGGGGAAGCGATCCAAGATTGTCAGGGCATTCTCTTTGTGGTGCCCTCTCATGTCGCTCGCCAGGTTTTGCAGCGGATGGCGCCGCTCATCGAGGCCGAGATCCCCGTCATCAGCGCGACCAAAGGAGTCGAAGAGGATACGTATCTGCTCATGTCTCGCGTGATGGAGGACGTTCTGCCGGTACCGGCCCATCGGAAGTTGATGGTGTTATCCGGACCGAGCTTCGCGTCGGAAGTCGGACGCGGACAGCCGACGGCGCTCTGTCTGGCCGGAGGCGACGCCCAGCTCGTCAGCCGGTTTCAGGCAGCATTCATGACATCATCATTGCGTGTCTATGCCGACAGCGACATGATCGGTGTGCAGCTGGGAGGAGCGTTGAAGAATGTCATGGCTCTGGCCGCCGGCGTTGTCGACGGCCTTGAGCTCGGATTCAACACACGAGCCGCCTTGATTACGAGAGGTCTCGCCGAAATGGTTCGTCTGGGAACGGCCATGGGCGCCGATGCCAGAACGTTTTACGGACTATCCGGGGTCGGCGACCTCGTCCTGACGTGCACCGGGACATTAAGCCGCAATCATTCGGTCGGCGCGAGGTTAGGCAAGGGAGAGAAACTCGACACCATCCTCGGTAACATGCATGCGGTGGCCGAAGGCGTGCGAACAGCCAGAGCGGCCTTGGGCATGGCCAGACGGGCGCGAGTCGAGATGCCGATCGTTCAAGAGATCAATGCAGTACTCTTTGAAGGCAAGTCCTGCCGACGGGCCGTCAGTGATTTGATGGAACGCGTCGCCAAGCCTGAGAAGGGTCTGCCATGAATCAGGAAAGATTGGAACGGCTGTTGTCCCGGGTGCGGGTTGGTGCTCTGACCGTTGCAGAGGCGGTGGACCAACTTCGATCGTTACCCTATGAAGATTTGGGGTTCGCCTCGCTCGACCATCATCGATCCATCCGTCAAGGATTCCCCGAGGTCATCTTCTGCGAAGGCAAGACCCCGACGCAGATCCATGCGATTGCCAAAGCGCTGCGGAAACAGCACCGCCCGCTATTAGCGACAAGGGCCACGCCTCAGATTGCCAGATTGATCAAACGCCTCGACCGGCGAGCCGTCTTCCACCGGGATGCGCGCATCGTGGCGATCAGAGATGTCCGCCAGAGGCTGATTGGGCGAGTGTTGGTCATTACCGCCGGGACGTCGGATATTCCCGTAGCGGAAGAGGTGAAAGTCACGGCTGAGGTCATGGGGAGCCGGGTTGAACACCTCTACGATGTGGGTGTCGCCGGCATCCACCGCCTCTTAGGACGGCGTGACCGTCTGGCTCACGCGAACGTCATTGTCGTTGTCGCCGGGATGGACGGAGTTCTGCCCAGCGTCGTGGGAGGGCTGGTCAGTTGTCCGGTCATTGCGGTACCGACCAGCCGAGGCTATGGCGCCAGCTTCGGGGGGTTGGCCGCCCTGCTGACGATGCTGAATTCATGCGCCGCCGGCGTCGGTGTCATGAACATCGACAACGGATTCGGGGGCGGGTGCCTGGCCCATCGCATTAATCAGATGAAAGCCGGTAGCGGCACGGTACGATGACTCCCGCAACGGAAGACTGGGTTCCAAAGATCCGGGCGCCCATGAAGCCTACTTCAACTCCACCGTTCCGCGCTTAGGCCACGAGACCATCAAGGTCCTCGGGCCCTTCTCGCCGTTGGCGAGAAGTTTCGCCCTCAATTCATACTGGTACAAACCTGGCGCCGCGGGCGTTTTCTTGTGGTCCATGCCGTCCCATGAAAGGATGACAGGAAGATGAGGATGCTCTCGGGTTCCGTTCGGCGCCGGTTCGACAAGCACAGGCTGACGAGTTGAGAGGAAACGGATCGACGTGCGGGACGGCGACGTCAGAAATGAAGAGACTTCCAGGAGGGTCGCTTCGGTCAGGTCTTTCGGTAGTTGGATGACCGCGGAAAATTCCAACGGACCTTGAGAGACGTGAAACGGCGTCGGAGTGACCTTGAGTTCCAGGATCTTGAGATCCGGCTCCGGACGCGGGGCCTTCTGTTGCTTGGCCCCTGCCAACTGTTCATCTGGCGCCACACCCAGAGCCAGCAGAGTCAGCATGACCGCCGCAATACGTGGAGAGCGTAACCTGTGAGCGAGAGACCGGCTTGAGTTCGACGATCCTGGAAACAACATCCGCAGCCGTGAATGTGAACGTTCGATGAAGCAGCGCGCTCAATGTCACTCGTTGATAGGGGGATAGCACAGCGCTGGATGCCTGTCAACGTAAGAGGACACTCGTTGCCGTTAGATCGGACCTTCTGTAAGATGGCGCGGTTTATCTCAAACAGAGTGAAGGAGTGTCGGTGGGAACGCATCTCCATTTCGACTGCTTTTCCGGCATCAGCGGCGACATGACGCTAGGGGCGCTGGTTGACGTGGGCATGCCGTTTCGCGACTTGGTCGGCGGCTTGAAGCGTTTGGGGGTGTCGGGATTTCGCCTTACCAAGCGAAGAGTGCATCGGGAGGCCCTGCACGCCACGAAGGTCAATGTGCAGATCACTTCTGCGATGCGGTCGCCGCTGTCGCTACGGAGCATCCACAAAATTCTTTCCCGCAGCCGGTTGTCCGAACGCGTGAAGCAACAGAGCCGAGTGGTATTCGATCGCCTGGCAGAATCCGAAGGTCATGCTCACCGTGTCCCGAAGGCCCATGTGCATTTTCATGAGGTGTCGGTGTTGGACTCCTTCGTCGATATTGTCGGGGCCCTCATTGGCTGCGAGGCGCTGGATGTGACTCGTGTGACGTCCTCCGCTGTCAACGTAGGTAGCGGGACGCTTCAATCCGCTCACGGTACCCTGCCGGTGCCGGGACCGGCGGTTGCCGACCTCTCCAGGGGCATCCCGATCTACAGCGCCGGCCCTGCCAGGGAACTGGCGACGCCTACGGGCATCGCGCTGTTGCGTACACTGACGACCGAATTTGGCGCGATGCCGCCCATCATTCCTTCCGCCGTGGGATACGGTGCCGGCGATGCGGAGCCCGAGGGATGGCCGAATGTGCTGCGTGTGCTCTTGGCCCGGGAGTCGCTCCAACGAGGTCGGCTGCACGACATGGTCGTGTCGATCGAGACGAATCTCGATGACCTCAATCCGCAAATCTACGAGCACATCGTCGAACGGCTGTTCGACCGGGGAGCGTTGGACGTCACGCTCACACCCGTCATCATGAAGCGCGGGCGACCGGGTATCGTGTTGACCTGTCTTGCCGGACAGGAGCATGTCGAACGGATGCTGGACATTGTCTTTTCCGATACTACGGCATTGGGAGTGCGGGTTCAGCCGGTCGCCAGACAGATTCTGCCTCGCCGATTTGTATCGGTGCCGATTCGCGGTGGCACCGTCCGGGTCAAGATTGGAACAGTCGATCGTGGAACGGCCAAGGGTGTGCCCGAATATGCCGACTGCAAACGGATCGCCGTACGCACCGGCCGTCCGGTGAAAGTCGTGATGGAAGAAGCGGCGGCTTCCTATGCGAGTTTTCGCCGGAGCGGAAAGGTTCACGCGTGACCCTTCTGCTCTATGGGGTGATGTTCGTGGCCTCGGTTGTCGTCACACTCGGGGCCTGTGCCTTGTTTACCAACGGCATCGAATGGTTGGGCAAACGACTCAAGTTATCGGATGGGGCCGTCGGGAGTGTACTTGCCGCAATCGGAACCACGTTGCCGGAAACGTCGATTCCGATCGTCGCCATTTTTATTGGCGGGAGCCGTGAGGAGACGGAAGTCGGTCTCGGCGCCATTCTCGGGGCGCCCTTCATGCTCAGTACGCTGGTCATTCCGATACTGGCCATTCTTCTCATGATCTATGCCGGGTTGGGAAAGCGGACGGCTTCGTTTCGTCTGAACTATAAGGACGTCGCCGTCGATCTTTCGATCTTCGCGGTCGCGTATTTGGTCGCACTCGCCTGCGCATATCTGTCCTCACAACCGCTGCATCTGGCGGCGGCTGTGGGATTGGTCGGGCTGTATCTGTACTATGTGAAATTGAAATTTGCCAGTTCGGATGACGATGAAGGAGGGGAACCGACGGACCTGGGGCCTTTGTTTTTCGGGCGC
This window harbors:
- the truD gene encoding tRNA pseudouridine(13) synthase TruD, with protein sequence MTPEPLPYLTDGWEGIGGRARVLPEDFRVDERPLYFPCGEGEHLYVRITKRLLSTPDLIRKISSSIGMKVQAIGTAGLKDARAVTSQMVSLQGTTPDRLSRLKLDEQVLSVEVLGRHRNRLRPGHHAGNRFRLVLRDVAAHAPEAVPAVLEQLARRGVPNYFGPQRQGKEGNNFRLGAALLNDPVRRNSMSKAKRLWYLNSFQSHLFNQILARRISRLDQVLQGDWAMKHENGACFPVEDALKEQPRADRFEISPTGILFGSRVSWATGEPGDCETAVAELNGTAPEHLITASKSCGLRGERRALRVAMTDLDWTLLDSQLTLTFTLPPGAYATNVLRELMKSSAPV
- a CDS encoding TIGR00300 family protein; its protein translation is MSIGKTRDEPSRARILIQAPSPKILADILRAIQPHGAAIERDCDCRCEQAPADGVFPEEFYATTHLPTQIRLQGGWVDVEPVEMDLGVVVSADLSRARTVPMGEVRRGELVVTGRAGIRVSPLQRPRERDAFSFMESQVSAERPHGHIIADVARRMKSLKDEHGKSGQNRKVLFAGGPAIIHAGGREALMWLIDAGFIHVLFCGNALAAHDMEADLYGTSLGYGLSAGRTVPHGHEHHLRTINRIRAVGSIRTAVERGVIKQGIMASCVKQGVEVVMAGTIRDDGPLPGVVTDSIRAQAAMRAAIPGVDLALLVASTLHAVATGNLLPASVPTVCVDVNPAVPTKLADRGSFQAVGLVMDAASFLRDVARELGWSS
- a CDS encoding dimethylarginine dimethylaminohydrolase family protein, which produces MSRLLVCPPDFFGIEYEINPWMRRSNTVNRDQAVEQWHELMTVLEYKAGAALERMTPVSGLPDLVFTANAGIVCARTAVVSHFRYAERQKEEAYFEDWFRLHGYRILTLEREHYFEGAGDLLELAGSWFGGYRQRTDIRSFPVLSEWFHREIISLELVDSRFYHLDTCFCPLTGGEVLYYPAAFDRYGQAAIHDRVPLDKRIAVPEAEALKFACNAVCVGKHVVLPSGCPETMKRLESCGYDVHPVTLDEFMKSGGSAKCLTLALN
- a CDS encoding outer membrane beta-barrel protein, which codes for MPRLRFGTFIFGFMLAMVLLNDTVVRAETYVGGQVGTTFPQPLSDGNVTQHGLGDFTIADQPLKNSIMFGAKVGHYFSRAKWIGVESGLSFANPHIKEGAVTLSNSRGSATGIFPGVHQRMIIWDVATLMVRYPGYRFQPYAGIGPGLFFGKLSGPEAPPGQSATAIGLNVEGGARYYITRRWALFGEMQYHRARMAYTSNDDNPAADPFGFSATYSALTVSFGLSFHF
- a CDS encoding NAD(P)H-dependent glycerol-3-phosphate dehydrogenase; protein product: MSDINRIAIVGAGAWGTALAKHLSEKGLLVHLWAYEREVVDSIRSTRENRLYLPAVPLPRSLAVTNSLGEAIQDCQGILFVVPSHVARQVLQRMAPLIEAEIPVISATKGVEEDTYLLMSRVMEDVLPVPAHRKLMVLSGPSFASEVGRGQPTALCLAGGDAQLVSRFQAAFMTSSLRVYADSDMIGVQLGGALKNVMALAAGVVDGLELGFNTRAALITRGLAEMVRLGTAMGADARTFYGLSGVGDLVLTCTGTLSRNHSVGARLGKGEKLDTILGNMHAVAEGVRTARAALGMARRARVEMPIVQEINAVLFEGKSCRRAVSDLMERVAKPEKGLP
- the larB gene encoding nickel pincer cofactor biosynthesis protein LarB, producing the protein MNQERLERLLSRVRVGALTVAEAVDQLRSLPYEDLGFASLDHHRSIRQGFPEVIFCEGKTPTQIHAIAKALRKQHRPLLATRATPQIARLIKRLDRRAVFHRDARIVAIRDVRQRLIGRVLVITAGTSDIPVAEEVKVTAEVMGSRVEHLYDVGVAGIHRLLGRRDRLAHANVIVVVAGMDGVLPSVVGGLVSCPVIAVPTSRGYGASFGGLAALLTMLNSCAAGVGVMNIDNGFGGGCLAHRINQMKAGSGTVR
- the larC gene encoding nickel pincer cofactor biosynthesis protein LarC, which translates into the protein MGTHLHFDCFSGISGDMTLGALVDVGMPFRDLVGGLKRLGVSGFRLTKRRVHREALHATKVNVQITSAMRSPLSLRSIHKILSRSRLSERVKQQSRVVFDRLAESEGHAHRVPKAHVHFHEVSVLDSFVDIVGALIGCEALDVTRVTSSAVNVGSGTLQSAHGTLPVPGPAVADLSRGIPIYSAGPARELATPTGIALLRTLTTEFGAMPPIIPSAVGYGAGDAEPEGWPNVLRVLLARESLQRGRLHDMVVSIETNLDDLNPQIYEHIVERLFDRGALDVTLTPVIMKRGRPGIVLTCLAGQEHVERMLDIVFSDTTALGVRVQPVARQILPRRFVSVPIRGGTVRVKIGTVDRGTAKGVPEYADCKRIAVRTGRPVKVVMEEAAASYASFRRSGKVHA
- a CDS encoding sodium:calcium antiporter, which encodes MTLLLYGVMFVASVVVTLGACALFTNGIEWLGKRLKLSDGAVGSVLAAIGTTLPETSIPIVAIFIGGSREETEVGLGAILGAPFMLSTLVIPILAILLMIYAGLGKRTASFRLNYKDVAVDLSIFAVAYLVALACAYLSSQPLHLAAAVGLVGLYLYYVKLKFASSDDDEGGEPTDLGPLFFGRRWSVPPYGLIALQVAAGLGGLAVGAHLFVHAAESMAAFLMISPLILALLIAPLATELPEMSNSFLWLYHKKDRLAVGNVTGAMVFQGTIPVSVGLIGTEWSLAPSALITIVLAVIASSSLLLQAILGGKWTPWLMTTGAILYIGYALYLYGN